The nucleotide window CCAGATCTCAAAGACAACAATACTCAAATTCAAGCGAGAGTTAGAAAAAGAAGGAAAAGCAGTACAATTATTTGCATTAACCGATATTACTAATGAAAGACTGCGTAACCTAAAAGGAATTGATGCTTTCATTCAGGTTGCGTGTCCCAGAATCTCAACTGACAATCAGTTTGACAAGCCGGTTCTTTCTACACCTCAAGCAAATGCATTACTCAAGATATTACGAAATGAAAGTATTGAGGATTATCTGCAAATTCCACACTGGCTTTGATCAATATATCAACAATAATCTTAATATTGAAGAATCAGAGAGATTTTTTGACAAGGAAATAACTTGAGAGCAGCAAACAATTTTCTATCTTATAATTGATGTAAATGGCGCGTAAAAACAATTTTTCACATGCAAAAAAGAATTTTATTCGATATCCCAAAGCTAGAATTCACGTTAGCTGCATAATCAAAGACGAAGAGGGAGACATTGTAGCAATAAAGGGGATGAAGCTTGGTACCACGTCAGTTGTACGTGATCAGGTTTGGACCGCAGAAGAAATCTATGAAAAAAGTGGTCAGAGTCCAAATTTTTCCCAGACACATTCCTTTTGGGCACGTGATAAAGAAAACAACGAATCCGAAGTATATTGCAAGAGGAAAAACGGTAAGATCTGCCTTGTTGCCCCCTCAATTGTAGATGATGACGGTAGAGATATCCTAAAAGACATTCAGGTCTGTGACTCTGAAATATAGCACTAAAGAATTATTAGGTAACACGAAAAAAAGTATCCATGAATGATTTTGTTATGCCTGGTGAAAAGCTGGGATTTATTGAAGAAATTGAAGGTGGTTCCAACACGTTTGATGACGGAGATACTATCAGAGCATCTTCTGCAGGAATTGCAGAGGTGGACAAAAAGACCAAAATCGTTCAAGTCAGAAATGGAAGACAGTTATCCATCCCAAAAAAAGGAGACATTGTGATAGGCACCGTTGCTATGATGCTCCCATCCATGATTGCGGTTGCAATACACTATCTAAATGGCAAGCCAAATTCATCTGGAGTCGAGTGCATTTGCCAAAACCCAGACAGAAAAAGAATCATTGCTAGAATGAACGATGTTGTTGCACTAAAAATTGAGACTCACCTTAATGGTGCAATTCATGCTACAATAGATGAGCCCGAGCTTGGCGTTTTATTTACAAAATGTAATGTTTGTGCTGGAAATGTAGTTCCCATGCGAGACAGAATAAAGTGTCCAAACTGTGGGTTTATGGAAGACAGGAAAATTTCTACCAACTACGAAAAGGCAGATTTCATAAAACTACGAGAGTAAAATGCAAAAAATATCGTTCCAAGGCGAACGAGGCGCATACAGTGAAGATGCGGCAATCTCATTTTTTGGAAATTCAGAGATGCTGCCATTACCAACATTTTCTGAGGTTATAGAATCAACTGAAAATAACATAACACAGTATTCGGTGCTTCCAATTGAGAACTCTCTTGAGGGCAGTGTGGGTGAAAGCTATGATTTGCTTTTATCAACCAAGCTTGCAGTGGTAGGCGAGATTTACTATAGAGTCAGACACTGCCTGATAGGATTTGACAAAATTGAAAATGTCGATACTGTTTACTCGCATCCACAAGCACTAGGCCAATGCAGAAAGCTCATCCAAAACCACAAACTCAAAACGATTCCTGCCTATGATACCGCTGGTAGTGTCAAAATAATAAAAGAATTAGGAAAAAAAAACATCTGTTGCATTGCAAGCAAACGCGCATCTGAGATCCACGGAGTTCCAATCATCATAGAGGGAATAGAAGACAATTCCAATAATTACACTCGTTTTTTGGTTTTATCACAAAACAAGGCCAAAGATGGAGACAAGACATCAATCATATTTTCAGTAAAGCATGAAGCAGGAACACTATTTAGGATTCTAAAAGAATTCAACGAATACAAGATAAATCTGACAAAAATAGAGTCAAGACCAAACAAGAGCACTCCCTGGGAATACAACTTCTATGTCGATTTTGACGGCAATGAATATGATTCAAAGATATCAGAAATGTTAGAGAAAATAAGCAAACAGTGTGTGTTTCTCAAAGTACTTGGCTCGTACAAAAAAGCAAAACTAGCCTAAAAGCCCTTTGGTTTTCTAACGCTAAATGCTGCGCTAAATCCAATTATCACAATTCCTGCAGTAACCACCATAAAATGATATGTGAATAATAGTGGATCAGTATTTTTTTGGAACATTCCAACAACATGAAGTTCTGTTTGTCCTGCATTTGTTATTACAATTCTGTTTGTTCCTTCCTGTAGGACGTACCAATCAAATGTGATTTCATTTTTAAATTCCTCATCCTTTTGGATTCCATCTCCAGGAGTAGTTAGTTTTACATGAAACTTTTCGCCAGACACCTTAAAGTTTTGGTGTGAGCTTTTTGGTGCAAGAAACTGATATGTTGCGGATTTGGTGACATCAATTTTTTCATCCAATGTGACAGTCTGTAATCCAATTGAGGTCACTAGTGCATATGCCCCAATAGCAATGATTACGGCACCTATTCCGATACCGGCTATTGTGAACTTGCTTAGCATAGGAAATTATCTGAATATAGTCAATAAAAAACTTACATTAAATCTACGTCATGAGGCTGGCTTTCTGCAAATCCAGCTCTTGACATTTTGATAAATTCTGCATTTTGCTGCATTTGTGGAATGGTGTGTGCTCCACAATAGCTTAGACCGGAACGAACTCCGCCAGCTAGTTGTTTTATGATATCAGTTACGGTTCCCTTGTATGGAACCATTGCCTCAACTCCTTCTGCAACATAGTCGTTTAGGTCTTCATTGGCTGTGACATTTCCGGTCTCTTTTGATTTTCTTCCTAGTGCGGCATAAAATGATGCCATGCCACGATAAATCTTGTATCTTTTGCCATTTTTCATCACAAAAGATCCCGGACTCTCATCGGTTCCGCCAAACAGACTGCCAACCATCACAGTTGAGGCGCCAGCTGCTAGTGCTTTTGTTAGATCACCAGATGTTCGTGTCCCACCATCAGAAATAATTGGTATTTCGTACTTTTTACCAATTTGTGCGCAATCATAAACAGCCGTTAGTTGAGGAACGCCAGAGCCAGTGATTACACGTGTAATGCAAATAGAGCCAGATCCGACGCCAACTTTGACTGCATCTACTCCTGCTTTGATCAAATCCTCTGCACCCCTAGCAGTAGCCACATTACCTGCAATTAATTCACAATTTGGAAATGCTTTTTTGATATTACGAATTGTGTTTATTGCATTTTCGCTGTGGCCATGTGCAATATCAACCACTATTGCATCGGCATCTGCATTTAGTAGTGCCTCAGTTCTTTCCATAAAGTCACCTTTGACCCCAACTGCGGCGCCTACAAGCGGCCTTCCCTTTTTGTCCTTTGATGCGTTTGGGTAATCCTCATTGTGAGTGATGTCTTTGCTGGTGATCAATCCGCGGATGATTCCCTTATCGTCAACAAGCGGCAGTTTTTCGATGCGATGTTGTCGAAGTGTTTCTTTTGCTTCAATTATTGTAATTCCTGGTTTGGCAGTGATCACATCCTTTGTCATTATATCCCGGATGAGTTTGTTTGATTGTGACTCAAACATGACATCTCGATGAGTCAGAATCCCTGCTAGCTTGGAATCCTTTACCACCAGTAATCCAGACACACCTTTCTCATGCATGTAGTTTATGGCATCTTTGGCTGATTGGTCTGGTGATATGGTGTACGGATTTTCTATCATTACGCTTGCGGAGCGCTTTACTTTGAGCACCTCCTCCACTTCTTCTTCGACTGTCAAAAATCTGTGAATGATACCAATTCCGCCTTCTCGAGCCATGGCAATCGCCATAGCAGATTCTGTGACAGTATCCATGTTTGCGCTAATTAATGGAATGTTAAGTGAGATATTTTTTGAGAGCTTGGTGCTCAGATCTGTTTGCGATCTAGTAGTGATGTTAGAATATTTTGGCACAAGAAGAACATCATCAAAAGTTAATCCTTCTTTGATTTCCAAGTAAACCTTCTACAGAAGATTTTGATTATGTTATAAGCCTTTCCTGATTTGCTTTGATAATTTTTGCGCTACAGAAATTGCATCTCTTGTTTCTCTTACGTTATGTGTACGAATAATATCAGCGCCATTAAGAGTTGCGATTGCTTCTGCAGCAACGGATCCAAAGACTCGATCAGGTGGATCCTTGTTGAGAATTTTTCCTATGAAGGATTTGTTTGAGACAGATATCAGAATTGGTAATCCGAGTTTTAGGGATGAGAGATTTTGTAATATTGTCAGATCTCTTTTGAGCCAATCCGTTTTGATTTTTGTGAAAAATGGGTTTTTGCCGGTCTTTCTAAAAAATCCAATTGCAGGATCCAAAACAATTTGGCTTTTTGATATCTTGGAATTTTTTACTATGGTAAGACTCTCTCTTAGTAGATGTCTTGTTTGAAAGACATCGTTTCCTTTGATTTTGGGCCTCCCATATGCGCACAAAACAATAGACGGTTGGTACTTTTCC belongs to Candidatus Nitrosotenuis cloacae and includes:
- the folP gene encoding dihydropteroate synthase; translated protein: MNKLGPVRVGGQNPVRIMGIINTSPESFYKKSIKKGTQIYDAAQQIEQDGADFIDVGGMSTAPYLSTMISEKEESNRIIYAIKQIQKATNLPISVDTCRSAVASAALERGVDIINDISGLKYDKNMRSVMEKYQPSIVLCAYGRPKIKGNDVFQTRHLLRESLTIVKNSKISKSQIVLDPAIGFFRKTGKNPFFTKIKTDWLKRDLTILQNLSSLKLGLPILISVSNKSFIGKILNKDPPDRVFGSVAAEAIATLNGADIIRTHNVRETRDAISVAQKLSKQIRKGL
- the pheA gene encoding prephenate dehydratase, encoding MQKISFQGERGAYSEDAAISFFGNSEMLPLPTFSEVIESTENNITQYSVLPIENSLEGSVGESYDLLLSTKLAVVGEIYYRVRHCLIGFDKIENVDTVYSHPQALGQCRKLIQNHKLKTIPAYDTAGSVKIIKELGKKNICCIASKRASEIHGVPIIIEGIEDNSNNYTRFLVLSQNKAKDGDKTSIIFSVKHEAGTLFRILKEFNEYKINLTKIESRPNKSTPWEYNFYVDFDGNEYDSKISEMLEKISKQCVFLKVLGSYKKAKLA
- a CDS encoding exosome complex RNA-binding protein Csl4, yielding MNDFVMPGEKLGFIEEIEGGSNTFDDGDTIRASSAGIAEVDKKTKIVQVRNGRQLSIPKKGDIVIGTVAMMLPSMIAVAIHYLNGKPNSSGVECICQNPDRKRIIARMNDVVALKIETHLNGAIHATIDEPELGVLFTKCNVCAGNVVPMRDRIKCPNCGFMEDRKISTNYEKADFIKLRE
- the guaB gene encoding IMP dehydrogenase; translated protein: MEIKEGLTFDDVLLVPKYSNITTRSQTDLSTKLSKNISLNIPLISANMDTVTESAMAIAMAREGGIGIIHRFLTVEEEVEEVLKVKRSASVMIENPYTISPDQSAKDAINYMHEKGVSGLLVVKDSKLAGILTHRDVMFESQSNKLIRDIMTKDVITAKPGITIIEAKETLRQHRIEKLPLVDDKGIIRGLITSKDITHNEDYPNASKDKKGRPLVGAAVGVKGDFMERTEALLNADADAIVVDIAHGHSENAINTIRNIKKAFPNCELIAGNVATARGAEDLIKAGVDAVKVGVGSGSICITRVITGSGVPQLTAVYDCAQIGKKYEIPIISDGGTRTSGDLTKALAAGASTVMVGSLFGGTDESPGSFVMKNGKRYKIYRGMASFYAALGRKSKETGNVTANEDLNDYVAEGVEAMVPYKGTVTDIIKQLAGGVRSGLSYCGAHTIPQMQQNAEFIKMSRAGFAESQPHDVDLM